In the genome of Vibrio sp. NTOU-M3, one region contains:
- the fliS gene encoding flagellar export chaperone FliS — protein sequence MRGSLQAYKKVSVDSQLSAASPHKIVQMLMAGAIERLIQAKAAMQQGNVPQKGERLGKALDIIISLRSCLSMDDGGDIARNLDQLYEFMITQITAANHQNNPEMLDDVIDIIREIKSAWDQIPTEFHNLTASDVGM from the coding sequence ATGCGTGGTTCGTTACAGGCTTACAAGAAGGTATCAGTAGATAGCCAGCTCAGTGCGGCCTCTCCGCATAAAATTGTTCAAATGTTGATGGCTGGTGCGATTGAACGTCTGATTCAAGCTAAAGCAGCGATGCAACAGGGCAATGTCCCTCAAAAAGGAGAGCGCCTCGGTAAAGCGTTAGATATTATTATCAGCTTACGCAGTTGCTTATCGATGGACGATGGTGGAGATATTGCACGTAATTTAGATCAACTTTATGAATTTATGATCACTCAAATTACCGCAGCAAACCATCAAAACAACCCTGAAATGCTAGATGACGTTATTGATATCATTCGCGAAATTAAATCAGCGTGGGATCAAATCCCAACGGAATTCCATAACCTCACTGCATCTGATGTTGGTATGTAA
- a CDS encoding flagellar protein FliT produces MRWADNNQAKLTLLSEMDHDIRLLLKDEEINPEEIGQLVDRREQILQSLLDLIKQSPELAKTSQWQQAIEETQSIVALLQEKTDQVGQALHKYRYGNKSVQQYKKFL; encoded by the coding sequence ATGCGCTGGGCGGATAATAATCAGGCGAAGTTAACTCTTTTAAGTGAAATGGATCACGATATTCGTCTACTGCTTAAGGATGAGGAAATAAATCCTGAAGAAATTGGCCAATTGGTCGATAGAAGGGAACAGATATTGCAAAGTTTACTAGACTTAATAAAGCAAAGTCCGGAACTGGCAAAGACTTCTCAGTGGCAGCAAGCGATTGAGGAGACACAAAGCATTGTTGCCTTGTTGCAAGAAAAAACTGACCAAGTGGGTCAGGCGCTGCACAAATATCGGTACGGTAATAAATCGGTGCAACAATACAAAAAGTTTTTATGA